Proteins encoded together in one Rhinopithecus roxellana isolate Shanxi Qingling chromosome 3, ASM756505v1, whole genome shotgun sequence window:
- the LOC115896393 gene encoding 40S ribosomal protein SA-like yields the protein MSGALDVLQMKEEDVLKFLAAGTHLGGTNLDFQMEQYIYKRKSGGIYIINLKRTWEKLLLAARAIVAIENPADVSVISSRNTGQRAVLKFAAATGATPIAGRFTPGTFTNQIQAVFQEPRLLVVTDPRADHQPLTEASYVNLPTIALCNTDSPLRYVDIAIPCNNRGAHSVGLMWWMLAWEVLRMRGTISCEHLWEVMPDLSFYRDPEEIEKEEQAAAEKAVTQEEFQGEWTAPAPEFTATQPEVADWSEGVQVPSVPIQQFPTEDWSAQPATEDWSAAPTAQATEWVGATTEWS from the coding sequence ATGTCCGGAGCCCTTGATGTCCTGCAAATGAAGGAGGAGGATGTCCTTAAGTTCCTTGCAGCAGGAACCCACTTAGGTGGCACCAATCTTGACTTCCAGATGGAACAGTAcatctataaaaggaaaagtgGTGGCATCTACATCATAAATCTGAAGAGGACCTGGGAGAAGCTTCTGCTGGCGGCCCGTGCCATTGTTGCCATTGAAAACCCTGCTGATGTCAGTGTTATATCCTCCAGGAATACTGGCCAGAGGGCTGTGCTGAAGTTTGCTGCTGCCACTGGAGCCACTCCAATTGCTGGCCGCTTCACTCCTGGAACCTTCACTAACCAGATCCAGGCAGTCTTCCAGGAGCCACGGCTTCTTGTGGTTACTGACCCCAGGGCTGACCACCAGCCTCTTACGGAGGCATCTTATGTTAACCTACCTACCATTGCTCTGTGTAACACAGATTCTCCTCTGCGCTATGTGGACATTGCCATCCCATGCAACAACAGGGGAGCTCACTCAGTGGGTTTGATGTGGTGGATGCTGGCTTGGGAAGTTCTGCGCATGCGTGGCACCATTTCCTGTGAACACCTGTGGGAGGTCATGCCTGATCTCTCCTTCTACAGAGATCCTGAAGagattgaaaaagaagagcaggcTGCTGCTGAAAAGGCAGTGACCCAGGAGGAATTTCAgggtgaatggactgctccagctCCTGAGTTCACTGCTACTCAGCCTGAGGTTGCAGACTGGTCTGAAGGTGTACAGGTGCCCTCTGTGCCTATTCAGCAGTTCCCTACTGAAGACTGGAGTGCTCAGCCTGCCACGGAagactggtctgcagctcccactgCTCAGGCCACTGAATGGGTAGGAGCAACCACTGAATGGTCTTAA